The Marinobacter qingdaonensis genome includes a region encoding these proteins:
- a CDS encoding helix-turn-helix transcriptional regulator yields the protein MGSPVCEAFGRNLRAIRKSKGFSQERLAHEAGIDRSYVGKIERGEVNITIEKIYLLAEHLQCLPTDLIPNQLSLTEESCMQN from the coding sequence ATGGGCTCACCAGTTTGTGAGGCGTTTGGCCGGAATCTGCGGGCGATTCGAAAATCAAAAGGGTTTTCTCAGGAACGCCTCGCGCATGAAGCGGGGATAGATAGAAGCTATGTCGGGAAGATTGAGCGAGGGGAAGTTAACATTACGATCGAAAAGATCTACTTGCTAGCCGAACACCTGCAATGCCTACCTACAGACCTCATTCCCAATCAGTTATCGTTGACGGAAGAAAGCTGCATGCAGAATTGA
- a CDS encoding DEAD/DEAH box helicase: MIRLRVWQSECIDQALQAFEYQTHFLCHATPAAGKTVMVASVAKVLLERNKIDFVLCFSPSRTVSQSVASTFSQILGRSFNGQIGAAGGSYTYQSMNTLPRELWQVLGEHRVFVVLDEIHHCSGSSWDELTIGNSWGRTILDRIQGKASLTMALSGTPWRTDDNPIVLSRYTQPDGELHCDYEYGLDRAVTDGVCRAPKIVLTDNREISLRSSELGLKTYSSIRETIGHGQITYPDFLFRDEVIDHILSEASKKLLEIRKQVPTAAGLIVAATAAHAEQIAVRLTARGERPVVVTYNTPGAHQIISSFKTSSDRWIISVGMISEGTDIPRLQVCCHLSRIRTELHFRQVLGRILRRQTGEPSDIGGWLYVLAEPSLTEFARRIGDDLPGQHVVSFSPRSSKQSTEETKRSEVLQKEDYTADWELDIDNTGTWDVTPEHNGARETIDLCVSNQYWSEVLSLFGERVSGGAI; the protein is encoded by the coding sequence ATGATCAGATTGCGCGTTTGGCAGAGCGAGTGTATCGATCAAGCTCTTCAAGCTTTCGAGTATCAAACCCACTTTCTATGTCACGCGACACCAGCGGCAGGCAAAACCGTCATGGTTGCTTCGGTGGCTAAGGTCCTTCTGGAACGTAATAAGATTGATTTCGTCCTATGCTTCTCCCCTTCACGGACAGTGTCGCAAAGCGTCGCCTCGACATTTAGCCAAATCCTTGGGCGAAGCTTCAATGGCCAGATTGGTGCCGCAGGTGGTTCTTACACCTATCAGTCGATGAACACGCTTCCCAGAGAGCTATGGCAAGTACTGGGTGAGCACAGAGTCTTCGTGGTTTTGGACGAGATTCATCACTGCTCCGGTAGCAGTTGGGACGAACTCACAATTGGCAACAGTTGGGGGCGAACAATTCTCGATAGGATTCAAGGAAAGGCCTCCCTCACAATGGCGCTATCAGGAACACCTTGGAGGACTGACGACAACCCAATCGTACTTTCTCGCTACACGCAGCCTGACGGAGAGCTCCATTGTGATTACGAATACGGCTTGGACCGGGCGGTTACCGACGGCGTTTGCCGAGCCCCAAAAATCGTGCTCACTGATAATCGGGAAATCAGCCTGAGGTCATCGGAACTCGGCCTTAAAACCTACTCCAGCATCCGGGAAACAATCGGTCATGGTCAGATTACTTATCCTGACTTTCTGTTTCGGGACGAAGTGATCGACCATATACTCTCGGAAGCATCCAAAAAATTATTAGAGATCCGAAAGCAGGTTCCCACCGCTGCCGGCCTCATCGTAGCTGCGACAGCAGCACATGCAGAGCAGATTGCAGTTCGGCTTACGGCGCGCGGAGAAAGGCCTGTTGTTGTCACTTACAACACGCCCGGAGCCCATCAAATTATTTCAAGCTTCAAAACATCATCTGATCGATGGATCATTTCTGTGGGTATGATCAGTGAAGGAACTGACATCCCAAGATTGCAGGTGTGCTGTCACCTCAGCAGGATTCGAACAGAACTTCATTTTCGGCAGGTTCTCGGCAGAATACTCCGGCGTCAAACAGGGGAGCCCTCTGACATTGGTGGCTGGCTCTACGTCCTTGCAGAACCCAGTTTGACAGAGTTCGCACGCAGAATTGGTGACGACCTACCAGGGCAGCATGTGGTTTCATTTTCACCAAGATCATCAAAGCAAAGCACGGAAGAAACAAAAAGGTCTGAAGTGCTCCAGAAAGAGGATTACACAGCGGATTGGGAACTCGATATCGATAATACGGGCACATGGGATGTTACACCGGAACATAACGGCGCTAGAGAAACTATTGATCTATGTGTGAGCAATCAATACTGGAGTGAGGTTTTGTCCCTATTCGGGGAGAGGGTATCTGGAGGGGCCATATAG
- a CDS encoding type II toxin-antitoxin system HipA family toxin gives MSMMHLTIQVHWDHQWHDAGTVGFRTPALGLGGRPSFTYHTEYALKALERVDDLEKEDLVDQTAISLNLPCNFFRDYPNGEVAPVLRDIIPQGAARRHWVKLLGYNRDPEQRIDTRLLSLGCTSPVGNLRIKEAADLFEPRAEKAPAITFDRSDIYALADDVQQYASHGSHLIAGALGAGGDAPKLLLVETRDGRYAFEGTVPDREVLQHWLVKLPRGKKTKADVQVLEGEAAIYRLLSERDFNSIPGSFFFRSEGGDALWLPRFDRLSTPEGIVRHGVESIYSLMGQAGDGARLCHSDIIARLRECVKQPTDEDAILADYLVRDILNTAMGNRDNHGRNMSLLKKGSGIELAPAYDVAPMILDPEGIASSTWWPHRLLNKNRKPDYRAILIDHATHPEATASHMIQALKKLTNLKEGLRRHGAPAEMLNHRAIRMHEPELVLEELGRWIDG, from the coding sequence ATGAGCATGATGCATTTGACGATACAAGTTCATTGGGATCACCAGTGGCACGATGCGGGAACCGTCGGTTTTCGTACGCCAGCGTTGGGCCTGGGAGGAAGACCGAGTTTTACCTATCACACTGAATACGCCCTGAAGGCACTGGAGAGGGTGGATGATCTCGAGAAGGAAGATTTGGTCGATCAGACCGCCATCAGTCTTAACTTGCCCTGCAACTTTTTCAGAGATTACCCGAATGGAGAGGTAGCGCCGGTCCTTCGAGATATCATTCCCCAGGGGGCGGCGCGTCGACACTGGGTGAAACTGCTTGGGTACAATCGAGATCCGGAGCAGCGAATTGATACGCGGTTGCTCTCTCTGGGATGCACATCTCCAGTAGGCAACTTGCGGATTAAGGAAGCCGCGGATCTGTTTGAGCCTAGGGCCGAAAAGGCGCCAGCAATCACGTTTGATCGTTCAGACATCTACGCCCTCGCGGATGACGTTCAGCAGTATGCGTCGCATGGGTCTCATTTAATTGCTGGAGCTCTCGGCGCCGGTGGCGACGCGCCCAAGCTATTGCTGGTCGAAACTCGCGATGGGCGCTATGCATTTGAAGGCACAGTGCCCGATCGTGAGGTGCTACAGCACTGGCTGGTGAAATTGCCGCGTGGCAAAAAAACCAAGGCCGATGTCCAGGTGCTTGAGGGAGAGGCAGCGATATACCGGCTGCTTTCCGAAAGAGATTTCAACTCAATTCCCGGGTCGTTTTTTTTCAGATCTGAGGGTGGTGATGCGCTCTGGCTTCCTCGCTTTGATCGTCTGTCTACGCCAGAGGGCATAGTTCGTCATGGTGTGGAGTCTATCTATTCGTTGATGGGGCAGGCTGGGGACGGGGCCAGGCTTTGTCATAGTGATATCATTGCAAGGCTTCGAGAGTGTGTCAAACAACCCACGGACGAGGACGCGATACTCGCTGATTACCTGGTTAGAGATATTCTTAACACCGCAATGGGAAATCGGGATAACCACGGGCGCAATATGTCTCTGCTCAAGAAGGGTTCCGGTATTGAGCTGGCGCCTGCGTACGATGTGGCACCCATGATCCTAGATCCCGAGGGTATTGCGTCGTCGACCTGGTGGCCTCATCGTCTTCTCAATAAGAATCGGAAACCCGACTACCGCGCGATCTTGATCGACCATGCTACTCATCCTGAGGCTACTGCTTCACACATGATTCAGGCACTGAAAAAGCTGACAAACCTAAAAGAGGGTTTAAGAAGGCATGGAGCCCCGGCCGAGATGCTGAATCACAGAGCGATACGTATGCACGAGCCGGAACTCGTACTGGAAGAGCTCGGTCGTTGGATCGACGGTTAG
- a CDS encoding cation diffusion facilitator family transporter, translating into MHDHGHDHSHHFDTHNRSFAIAVCLNILFVVIEAVYGVISGSLALLADAGHNLSDVMGLIMAWAASWLASKAATSAKTYGLKKTTILAALSNALILIAAVGGITWEAIQRLADPADVAGLTVVIVAGIGVLINGATMMLFLKGQKGDINIRGAFLHMAADTAVSVGVVISGTILMFTNLTWIDPIVSLVIAVVIFVGTWQLLKDSVNLAVDAVPKGIDPSAVHERLESLPGVQSAHHLHIWALSTTENALTVHLVKPDPESDDQVISEAAEMLNQHFGIQHTTVQWERCEGQCPNTLLC; encoded by the coding sequence ATGCACGATCACGGTCACGACCACAGCCATCACTTCGACACCCACAACCGCTCCTTTGCGATTGCTGTGTGCCTCAACATCCTGTTTGTCGTCATCGAAGCGGTGTACGGGGTTATATCCGGCTCACTGGCACTGCTTGCCGATGCCGGCCACAACCTAAGCGATGTCATGGGATTAATCATGGCCTGGGCGGCCAGCTGGCTGGCCAGCAAAGCGGCAACCTCCGCCAAGACCTATGGCCTGAAGAAAACCACGATTCTGGCGGCCCTGTCTAACGCTCTCATTCTGATCGCCGCTGTCGGTGGTATTACCTGGGAAGCCATTCAGCGCCTGGCAGATCCTGCCGACGTCGCCGGGCTGACCGTCGTGATCGTGGCTGGCATTGGCGTATTGATCAACGGCGCAACCATGATGCTCTTTCTCAAAGGGCAAAAAGGTGACATCAATATCCGTGGCGCGTTCTTGCATATGGCCGCAGATACCGCAGTGTCGGTAGGCGTCGTGATCTCCGGCACGATACTGATGTTCACCAACCTGACCTGGATTGATCCAATTGTTAGTCTCGTTATTGCCGTTGTGATCTTTGTGGGCACCTGGCAGTTACTGAAGGACTCCGTAAACCTGGCGGTGGATGCCGTCCCCAAGGGGATTGATCCTTCGGCTGTTCATGAGCGTCTTGAAAGTTTGCCCGGCGTACAATCGGCCCATCATCTTCACATCTGGGCACTGAGTACTACCGAAAATGCGCTGACCGTTCATCTGGTGAAACCGGACCCTGAGAGTGACGATCAGGTGATCAGTGAGGCCGCTGAGATGCTGAATCAGCACTTTGGCATCCAGCATACGACCGTTCAGTGGGAGCGTTGTGAGGGCCAGTGCCCAAATACATTGCTTTGCTGA
- a CDS encoding DUF411 domain-containing protein produces MRTSIAAGSIALALSTLSMGFQLHAAEPTLVNGVSGKTDHAITVYKSPNCSCCADWAEHLESNGFEVNIENTSNINEIKTQHQIPRDMASCHTGIIDGVVIEGHVPADDIKAYLKSRSQPFGDKTLGLAVPGMPHGTPGMETGRQDNYDVMAFTADGKAQSVKRYEF; encoded by the coding sequence ATGAGAACCTCTATCGCTGCCGGCTCAATCGCTCTTGCTTTGAGCACTCTTTCTATGGGATTCCAGCTTCACGCCGCCGAACCCACTCTAGTAAACGGCGTATCGGGTAAAACCGATCATGCAATTACCGTTTACAAGAGCCCCAATTGTTCATGTTGTGCCGACTGGGCAGAGCACCTTGAGAGCAATGGATTCGAAGTAAACATTGAGAACACGAGCAACATCAACGAAATCAAAACCCAACATCAGATTCCACGGGACATGGCTTCTTGTCATACCGGCATTATCGACGGCGTGGTGATCGAGGGTCATGTTCCAGCGGACGACATCAAGGCCTACCTGAAATCACGTTCTCAACCATTCGGCGACAAGACACTCGGCCTCGCTGTCCCTGGCATGCCACATGGCACACCAGGCATGGAAACCGGCAGGCAGGATAACTATGACGTGATGGCATTTACCGCCGACGGCAAGGCTCAAAGCGTCAAACGATACGAGTTCTGA
- a CDS encoding site-specific integrase: MSKQQLYRIYSGAEYPSRRSIYDGATSTIGQIRAYYSFSWPSGAPCHLVEMFLLDKARTHSTNPLDGGTIRLYAAQLSHLVRFCYKHKVDFIQLSHSDIDALIAELACEQDVRGYRKRNNNTIKSIIGTIVSFLCWIQEKVFTQRPLIGVDTRERKHQIKLVPRKFRSPNGYAVSTSAFASALPNTTTTAKQPMPSAIREKIWEKLVDSKASSNISRKLQGTFSDRDQRDHLRYMHARRELQLILLEATGLRPQELVRIRYSDNVERLRQSQLAIPTLKRREHKVPYRVIPIDRQVAMKVETFIFIHRYKLIARLKRSGILTPLQTPSDTIYLSSETGMAVKPDAAYQEFRRLCASANLDQQSCQSMFRHRFITNMVKLHLIAFVEAPPCKNRQMMTESDYRTILQKIASFTGHKSANSLLHYIDLAWDELDAFSSIYDVKMLQDSMRSICFKINEFRAEMRLSREHTKYKLIEEFENKLSEIYEIASAIPKPNRAP, translated from the coding sequence ATGAGTAAGCAGCAACTCTACCGAATCTACAGTGGCGCAGAGTACCCCTCAAGACGGTCCATTTATGATGGAGCGACAAGCACAATAGGACAGATACGAGCCTATTATTCTTTCTCCTGGCCCTCGGGTGCCCCTTGCCATCTTGTAGAGATGTTTCTGCTGGATAAGGCTCGCACGCACTCCACCAACCCGCTTGATGGCGGCACTATAAGACTTTACGCTGCGCAGCTGTCACACCTTGTGAGGTTTTGCTACAAACATAAAGTAGATTTTATCCAGCTCTCCCACTCTGACATTGATGCATTGATTGCTGAGCTGGCGTGCGAACAGGATGTCAGAGGCTACCGAAAGAGAAATAACAATACCATTAAATCAATCATAGGCACCATAGTCAGCTTTCTCTGCTGGATACAGGAAAAAGTATTTACTCAAAGGCCTTTAATTGGCGTTGATACTCGTGAGAGAAAACACCAAATAAAATTGGTCCCCCGAAAGTTTAGATCGCCTAATGGCTACGCCGTTAGCACGTCAGCATTCGCGAGCGCCCTGCCGAACACGACAACCACTGCAAAGCAACCAATGCCCTCAGCGATCAGGGAGAAGATCTGGGAAAAGCTCGTTGATAGCAAGGCATCTTCCAACATCAGTAGAAAGCTTCAGGGAACATTCTCAGACCGAGATCAAAGAGACCATCTCAGGTACATGCATGCACGGCGAGAGCTCCAACTGATACTCCTAGAGGCTACGGGTTTGCGACCACAAGAGCTGGTGCGTATCCGATACTCTGATAATGTAGAACGCCTAAGACAATCGCAGCTCGCCATCCCCACGCTTAAAAGGCGAGAGCACAAGGTTCCATACAGAGTAATTCCCATAGATCGGCAAGTGGCGATGAAAGTAGAAACCTTTATTTTCATCCACAGATATAAACTGATTGCTCGACTCAAACGATCTGGAATCTTAACGCCACTGCAAACCCCGAGTGACACCATTTATTTGAGCTCGGAAACAGGCATGGCGGTAAAACCAGACGCAGCCTATCAGGAGTTCAGACGCCTTTGCGCTTCGGCCAACTTGGATCAGCAATCTTGTCAGAGCATGTTTCGTCACCGATTCATCACCAACATGGTCAAGCTGCACTTGATCGCTTTTGTCGAAGCCCCCCCCTGTAAAAACCGCCAAATGATGACCGAAAGCGACTACCGAACGATTCTTCAAAAAATCGCATCGTTCACTGGTCACAAATCCGCTAATTCTCTACTTCATTACATCGATCTGGCCTGGGATGAATTGGATGCATTCTCGTCAATATACGACGTGAAAATGCTGCAAGACAGCATGCGCAGTATTTGCTTTAAAATAAATGAGTTTCGGGCAGAGATGCGTTTATCTCGAGAACACACAAAATACAAGCTCATTGAGGAATTCGAGAACAAGCTTTCTGAGATATATGAGATAGCGTCGGCAATTCCGAAACCTAATCGGGCACCGTAA
- a CDS encoding metallophosphatase domain-containing protein: protein MRLVCISDTHSLHRRIPTVPDGDVLIHAGDCLGAGTLDNVEDLNDWLGTLPHRHKVVIAGNHDWAFQEIPDLAVEALTNAIYLEDSGVIIDGVRFWGSPWTPTFMDWAFMLDRGQSLYKKWQQIPDNTDVLITHGPPKGIGDKVNLGFKCQNVGCVDLLNRLNQLKLKAHIFGHIHEGYGEHRHGEATSINASTCTERYAPTNPPIVLDL from the coding sequence ATGAGACTTGTATGCATTTCTGACACTCACAGTCTACACCGCCGAATACCGACGGTGCCAGATGGCGATGTTTTGATTCATGCCGGAGATTGTCTAGGGGCCGGCACCCTGGATAACGTGGAAGACCTAAACGATTGGCTTGGCACTTTGCCCCACAGGCACAAAGTTGTGATTGCAGGCAACCATGATTGGGCATTTCAGGAAATACCTGATCTCGCTGTCGAAGCGCTGACAAATGCGATCTATCTTGAGGACAGCGGTGTCATCATCGACGGCGTTCGATTTTGGGGCTCACCCTGGACACCCACGTTCATGGACTGGGCGTTTATGTTGGATCGTGGCCAGTCACTTTATAAAAAGTGGCAGCAAATCCCCGACAATACCGATGTACTGATAACCCATGGGCCACCAAAGGGTATCGGGGACAAAGTGAACCTCGGCTTCAAATGCCAAAACGTGGGATGTGTTGATCTTTTGAATCGGCTCAACCAGCTTAAACTTAAAGCACACATTTTTGGTCATATCCACGAAGGCTACGGCGAGCACCGTCACGGCGAGGCGACGTCAATCAATGCAAGCACCTGCACCGAACGATATGCGCCCACCAACCCACCGATCGTCCTCGACCTTTGA
- a CDS encoding HipA N-terminal domain-containing protein produces MSRFSTKATVFMHGRLAGHMERIGSRVRFQYDAQYLKFGSALSMSLPLRSEPYESEGLPPYFSGLCSEGWLKRIQAFEQRIDPEDSFTLLINNGKDLAGAVTIEPSAYTLCGPI; encoded by the coding sequence ATGAGCCGCTTCAGTACCAAGGCGACCGTATTTATGCATGGCAGGCTTGCAGGTCATATGGAACGTATTGGAAGCCGCGTTCGGTTTCAGTACGACGCTCAATACCTAAAATTCGGTAGTGCCCTCAGCATGAGCTTACCCCTTCGTTCTGAGCCTTATGAGTCAGAGGGGTTGCCTCCCTATTTTAGCGGTCTTTGCTCTGAGGGCTGGCTGAAGCGAATACAGGCCTTCGAGCAGCGCATTGACCCCGAAGACAGCTTCACTTTGCTAATCAATAACGGGAAAGATTTGGCAGGAGCTGTGACGATCGAGCCGTCTGCGTATACCCTATGCGGCCCGATCTAA
- a CDS encoding cation transporter: MSTPCNGQCGSEDAVVSNEFKSPVTAETGSQVSTYTVPKMDCPSEERMIRMALTGFDNIQSLSFDLSNRKLEIIHQGETGPITSKLENLGLGASLQRTEDASAESVRAAESSKANESEESGTLWILLAINALMFLVEMTMGLIAQSAGLIADSLDMLADAAVYGLALYAVGHGIKMQVRAAHVAGILQLILAAGVLVEVGRRFLFGSDPQSLMMMTVASVALIANISCLLLIAKHREGGAHMKASWIFSANDVVINLGVILAGLLVAWTGSNYPDLIIGGIVGAIVLMGAKRILALKG; this comes from the coding sequence ATGAGCACCCCCTGCAATGGACAGTGTGGCAGCGAAGATGCTGTCGTAAGCAATGAGTTTAAGAGCCCCGTCACCGCCGAAACAGGCAGTCAGGTCAGCACCTACACCGTGCCAAAAATGGATTGCCCTTCAGAAGAGCGAATGATTCGAATGGCGCTCACGGGCTTTGACAACATTCAGTCACTCTCATTCGACCTATCGAATCGAAAGCTGGAAATTATTCATCAGGGCGAAACCGGACCTATTACCAGCAAACTGGAAAACCTGGGCCTGGGCGCTTCCTTGCAGAGGACAGAAGACGCCAGCGCTGAATCCGTCAGAGCGGCTGAATCGTCTAAAGCCAACGAAAGCGAAGAATCCGGCACTTTATGGATACTGCTGGCAATCAACGCTCTGATGTTTCTGGTCGAGATGACGATGGGCCTGATCGCCCAGTCTGCTGGCCTGATTGCAGACTCGCTAGACATGCTTGCCGATGCTGCGGTCTACGGTCTCGCGCTTTACGCCGTTGGGCACGGAATCAAAATGCAGGTCAGAGCTGCGCATGTTGCCGGCATTCTCCAACTGATCCTTGCCGCCGGTGTACTGGTTGAAGTCGGCCGGCGTTTTCTGTTCGGTAGTGACCCTCAGTCGTTAATGATGATGACCGTCGCCTCTGTTGCTCTTATTGCGAATATCAGTTGCCTTCTTCTGATCGCAAAACACCGTGAGGGCGGTGCTCACATGAAAGCCAGCTGGATATTTTCAGCCAACGACGTGGTCATCAACCTGGGGGTAATACTTGCGGGACTGCTCGTTGCCTGGACCGGGTCCAACTACCCAGATCTGATTATTGGAGGAATTGTTGGTGCCATCGTATTGATGGGTGCCAAACGCATACTGGCACTGAAAGGCTGA
- a CDS encoding DUF3703 domain-containing protein: protein MHSELKASYLTELEAARVAEWAGDFQTAFTHLERAHILSQKFALAHTATHLRMLRLGWRTRDVREVLGQSIRTIAALVFSRIWVPVGNTGRANVSAFAPMPVPEDLVEVLGKARDQ, encoded by the coding sequence ATGCACAGTGAATTGAAGGCGTCCTATCTTACGGAGCTTGAAGCGGCACGCGTTGCGGAATGGGCGGGCGATTTCCAAACAGCCTTCACTCACCTTGAGCGAGCCCATATCCTCAGCCAGAAATTTGCTCTGGCGCACACTGCAACCCATCTGCGAATGCTCAGACTAGGGTGGCGGACAAGAGACGTTCGTGAAGTGCTGGGGCAGTCTATTCGAACCATTGCCGCCCTGGTCTTTTCCCGAATTTGGGTCCCGGTCGGAAACACCGGCCGGGCAAACGTCAGCGCATTTGCACCCATGCCGGTGCCCGAGGACTTGGTAGAGGTGCTGGGAAAAGCGCGCGATCAGTAG
- a CDS encoding 3'-5' exonuclease codes for MGSLNNHSPLLVVDLEATCWESRKAPSSQPQSIHNMEIIEFGCALATRDGTLLDSKSFLVRPVRHPHLSNFCRKLTGISQTMVDTAPGFTEVCQEIDTWLGCPAEEFIWCSWGNYDRFHIQAESEQCGSPPGFLNYPHLNLKRIWRRTTGQKKKNGLAHALAFHELEFEGKHHRGVDDARNIVRLLPFMDWSLETELTNR; via the coding sequence ATGGGTTCTCTGAATAATCACTCACCGCTTCTCGTCGTTGATTTAGAGGCGACCTGCTGGGAAAGTCGAAAGGCCCCCTCCAGTCAGCCACAAAGCATTCATAACATGGAGATCATCGAGTTTGGATGTGCGCTGGCCACTCGTGACGGAACGCTACTGGACAGCAAGTCTTTTCTGGTGCGCCCCGTGCGCCATCCCCACCTGAGCAATTTCTGCAGAAAACTGACTGGCATTAGTCAGACCATGGTGGATACAGCTCCCGGATTTACGGAGGTATGTCAGGAGATCGACACATGGTTGGGGTGTCCTGCCGAGGAGTTCATCTGGTGTAGCTGGGGTAATTATGACCGATTCCATATTCAGGCGGAGAGTGAACAATGCGGATCGCCACCGGGGTTTCTGAACTACCCACATCTGAACCTCAAACGGATTTGGCGTAGGACAACGGGTCAGAAGAAAAAGAACGGGCTGGCCCACGCCCTGGCATTTCACGAACTCGAATTCGAGGGAAAACATCACCGGGGTGTGGATGATGCACGCAACATCGTCCGGCTATTGCCTTTCATGGACTGGTCACTCGAAACCGAGCTGACGAACCGGTAG
- a CDS encoding NAD(P)/FAD-dependent oxidoreductase, giving the protein MIETYDVIVVGAGAAGLMCAATAGYRGRRVLVIDHANKPGKKILMSGGGRCNFTNLNSTPANFLSDNPRFCISALKRYTPQDFLELVDRHGIEHEEKAAGQLFCKDSSKDILNLLLTECEWAGAEVRLKTSVNKISGVDHGYQLQTSSGTLTCESLVIACGGLSIPTMGATGFGYDVARQFGLSVLPTRAGLVPFTLHPELKEQLAPLSGVSCPVDVHCNNEHFSEPMLVTHRGLSGPAMLQISSFWHPGDKIRINLLPSVSVFDRLHEHRKTKPQSHIRHFLEDFLPKRFANAFCELQQWNKPFQYCRNEDLEAIADVLRHWEVRPAGTEGYKTAEVTLGGVDTRDLSSKTMSANNQPGLFFIGEVLDVTGHLGGHNFQWAWASGVAAGQHA; this is encoded by the coding sequence ATGATCGAAACCTATGATGTCATTGTAGTTGGCGCTGGCGCAGCCGGCCTTATGTGCGCAGCCACTGCGGGCTATCGTGGGCGACGTGTTCTTGTAATTGATCATGCCAATAAACCTGGTAAAAAAATCCTCATGTCCGGAGGCGGACGTTGCAATTTTACCAATCTAAACAGCACTCCGGCGAATTTCTTGTCTGACAATCCCCGTTTCTGCATTTCGGCGCTCAAGCGTTACACGCCTCAAGACTTTTTAGAATTGGTAGATCGCCACGGCATTGAGCATGAAGAAAAAGCGGCAGGCCAGCTTTTCTGTAAAGATAGCAGCAAGGATATTCTCAACCTGCTACTCACTGAGTGCGAGTGGGCCGGCGCAGAAGTGCGACTTAAAACAAGCGTGAATAAAATCAGCGGTGTCGATCACGGCTATCAGCTACAAACCAGTAGCGGCACCCTTACCTGCGAATCCCTGGTCATCGCCTGCGGTGGGCTGTCGATCCCCACCATGGGCGCCACAGGCTTCGGATACGACGTTGCACGGCAGTTTGGGCTTTCCGTGCTTCCAACCCGCGCAGGACTTGTACCCTTTACCCTGCATCCAGAACTAAAGGAGCAACTGGCGCCACTCTCCGGTGTGAGCTGCCCTGTGGACGTGCACTGCAACAACGAACATTTCAGCGAACCGATGCTGGTCACTCACCGTGGTCTTAGCGGCCCCGCCATGCTGCAAATATCAAGCTTCTGGCACCCCGGAGATAAGATAAGGATCAACCTTCTTCCGAGCGTATCTGTTTTTGATAGGCTACACGAGCATCGCAAAACAAAACCACAGAGCCATATCCGCCATTTTCTCGAAGATTTCTTGCCGAAAAGGTTTGCAAACGCTTTCTGCGAACTCCAACAGTGGAACAAACCATTCCAGTATTGCCGCAATGAAGACTTAGAGGCGATAGCTGACGTCCTACGTCATTGGGAAGTGCGACCCGCAGGAACGGAAGGATACAAAACCGCAGAAGTTACCTTGGGCGGAGTGGACACTCGTGACCTCTCATCAAAAACAATGTCAGCAAACAATCAGCCAGGGCTTTTTTTCATTGGCGAAGTTCTGGATGTGACTGGCCATTTGGGCGGTCATAATTTCCAATGGGCTTGGGCTTCTGGAGTAGCCGCTGGACAACACGCCTGA